A single region of the Streptomyces virginiae genome encodes:
- a CDS encoding type 1 glutamine amidotransferase domain-containing protein, translated as MKILVVMTAKATLHLLDGEQHPSGFWAEEFVVPFSLFKAAGHDVDVATIGGSAPTVDQTSIDPQFLRWVRPEGSPDEDAANAAEYVRVIGDTPQLRAPIALETLTEKDIADYDGVYVSGGHGAIGDLPKSDELAQILRWVIAQDKPLATVCHGHTSLLALRDGEGRWPFEGYRMTAFSHDEELVTNMAGRLPLILEVELTRLGARYEKAEAIWDSHVVVDRRLTTGQNPYSSKALAETFLTQLAKG; from the coding sequence ATGAAGATTCTCGTCGTCATGACGGCCAAAGCCACACTGCATCTGCTCGACGGTGAACAGCACCCCTCGGGATTCTGGGCCGAGGAATTCGTCGTGCCCTTCTCGCTCTTCAAGGCGGCCGGCCACGACGTGGACGTGGCGACGATCGGTGGCAGTGCGCCGACCGTCGACCAGACGAGCATCGACCCCCAGTTCCTGCGGTGGGTCCGTCCCGAGGGTTCGCCGGACGAGGACGCGGCCAACGCCGCCGAGTACGTCCGGGTCATCGGGGACACCCCCCAGCTGAGAGCCCCCATCGCCCTGGAGACCCTCACCGAGAAGGACATCGCCGACTACGACGGCGTGTACGTCAGCGGCGGCCACGGCGCCATCGGCGACCTCCCCAAGTCCGACGAGCTCGCCCAGATCCTGCGCTGGGTCATCGCGCAGGACAAACCGCTCGCCACGGTGTGCCACGGCCACACCTCGCTGCTCGCCCTGCGCGACGGCGAAGGCCGCTGGCCCTTCGAGGGCTACCGGATGACGGCCTTCTCGCACGACGAGGAACTGGTCACCAACATGGCCGGCCGGCTCCCGCTGATCCTGGAGGTCGAACTCACCCGGCTCGGCGCCCGCTACGAGAAGGCGGAAGCCATCTGGGACTCGCACGTGGTCGTCGACCGCAGGCTGACGACCGGCCAGAACCCCTACTCCTCCAAGGCCCTCGCCGAGACCTTCTTGACGCAGCTCGCGAAGGGCTAG
- a CDS encoding (2Fe-2S)-binding protein translates to MNGRPEQFTAQPNELLVERLRDGLGLTGTKVGCDTGQCGTCVVRLDGRSVKSCLVLTASAAGAEVATIEGETTRGGELTGLQEALRQEHGTQCGFCTPGMVMALGELVDATAGGEAPTEPEIREWLTGNLCRCTGYHSVVRGVQRACAAARAEAPATVPATVPEPAVVAASTAAGQEV, encoded by the coding sequence GTGAACGGAAGACCCGAGCAGTTCACGGCGCAGCCGAACGAACTGCTCGTGGAACGGCTCCGCGACGGCCTCGGGCTGACCGGCACCAAGGTCGGCTGCGACACCGGCCAGTGCGGCACCTGCGTCGTCCGCCTCGACGGCAGGTCCGTCAAGAGCTGCCTGGTCCTCACCGCCTCCGCCGCCGGGGCCGAGGTGGCCACCATCGAGGGCGAGACCACCCGCGGCGGCGAACTGACCGGCCTCCAGGAGGCTTTGCGCCAGGAGCACGGCACCCAGTGCGGCTTCTGCACCCCCGGCATGGTCATGGCCCTCGGCGAACTCGTCGACGCCACCGCCGGCGGCGAGGCCCCGACCGAGCCCGAGATCCGCGAATGGCTCACCGGCAACCTGTGCCGGTGCACCGGCTACCACAGTGTCGTACGGGGCGTGCAGCGCGCCTGCGCGGCCGCCCGCGCCGAGGCGCCCGCCACCGTGCCCGCCACCGTGCCCGAGCCCGCCGTCGTCGCCGCGTCCACCGCAGCCGGACAGGAGGTGTGA
- a CDS encoding xanthine dehydrogenase family protein molybdopterin-binding subunit, whose protein sequence is MTAVTGEAPATGSGVLGQPLDSREDPQLLRGEATYVADIDLPGTAHMAILGSPVAHAKILSIETKAAEQLPGVLKVATAADFTDVMPLPCIWIPGGVESHFPPHPYGLPGARPVLTGDTVRHVGDPIAVVVAETPRQATAALAAIAVEYEPLPVVTRADEALAEGAPQLHEAVPGNLNAYWTCGDKDRTDAAIAEAEVTVELDLVNQRTINSPIEPRGAVGDHNAATGEYTLYASTQGPHNHRFLLSALVLGIPFNKLRVIAPTVGGSFGTKGYLYPDMALVLLLSKELGRPVKWVDTRTGLMNSTVQGRDHRQHVTLAGTRDGRITAVRCTSYANLGAYPSTIGPGVATALMGRSISGMYDIDAAFCEVYAAFTNTVSLGAQRGSGRAEAAFLMERLVDRYASEIGMDPAAVRRKNLVPKEKFPYDNGLGWTYDSGNYQLNFDKAIELSGYADMPARKAEARTRGKRLGVGLATYVAICGVGPSTRMSQEGMLGGTWESANIRVHPTGEVTVTVGSASTGQSHGTVFAQVAADELGIDPDTVQVLEGDTQKAPYGQGTYGSRSYSMAAPAVALTARKIKSKLIRAGAVFLGVPEDKVVYEGGRVHEDGNEQNTKTFAELAMSMWYGWGLPAEIEPALDETTHFDPPDFNYPFGTHVAVVEIDELTGETEVVSYTAVDDAGHIGNPKIVLGQIEGSITHGLGQALMEAAVYDEQGLLISSDLTSYALPRAADVPFFTLDKTVTPSPHNPLGAKGAGEIATVPPAAAVVNAVVDALADLGVQHIDMPLTPEKVWRRLRGEAQ, encoded by the coding sequence ATGACCGCAGTGACGGGGGAGGCCCCGGCCACGGGGAGCGGAGTCCTCGGACAGCCGCTGGACAGCCGCGAGGATCCGCAGCTGCTGCGTGGCGAGGCCACGTACGTGGCGGACATCGACCTGCCGGGCACCGCCCACATGGCCATCCTGGGCAGCCCGGTGGCGCACGCCAAGATCCTCTCCATCGAGACCAAGGCCGCCGAGCAGCTGCCCGGCGTCCTCAAGGTGGCCACCGCCGCCGACTTCACCGACGTCATGCCGCTGCCCTGCATCTGGATCCCCGGCGGCGTCGAGAGCCACTTCCCGCCCCACCCCTACGGACTTCCCGGCGCCCGCCCGGTCCTCACCGGCGACACCGTCCGGCACGTGGGCGACCCCATCGCCGTGGTCGTCGCCGAGACCCCGCGCCAGGCCACCGCGGCGCTCGCCGCCATCGCCGTCGAGTACGAACCGCTGCCCGTGGTCACCCGCGCCGACGAGGCGCTCGCCGAGGGCGCGCCCCAGCTGCACGAGGCCGTCCCGGGCAACCTGAACGCGTACTGGACCTGCGGCGACAAGGACCGCACCGACGCGGCCATCGCCGAGGCCGAGGTCACCGTCGAGCTCGACCTGGTCAACCAGCGCACCATCAACAGCCCCATCGAGCCCCGCGGCGCGGTCGGCGACCACAACGCGGCCACCGGCGAGTACACGCTCTACGCCTCCACCCAGGGCCCGCACAACCACCGCTTCCTGCTCTCCGCGCTGGTCCTCGGCATCCCCTTCAACAAGCTCCGGGTGATCGCCCCGACCGTCGGCGGCAGCTTCGGCACCAAGGGCTACCTGTACCCGGACATGGCGCTGGTGCTGCTGCTGTCCAAGGAGCTCGGCCGGCCCGTGAAGTGGGTGGACACCCGCACCGGGCTGATGAACTCCACCGTCCAGGGCCGCGACCACCGCCAGCACGTCACCCTCGCCGGCACCCGCGACGGCCGGATCACCGCCGTCCGCTGCACCAGCTACGCCAACCTCGGCGCGTACCCCTCCACCATCGGCCCCGGCGTCGCCACCGCCCTGATGGGCCGCTCCATCAGCGGCATGTACGACATCGACGCCGCCTTCTGCGAGGTGTACGCCGCCTTCACCAACACCGTCTCGCTCGGCGCCCAGCGCGGCAGCGGACGCGCCGAGGCAGCCTTCCTCATGGAGCGCCTCGTCGACCGGTACGCCTCCGAGATCGGCATGGACCCGGCGGCCGTCCGCCGCAAGAACCTGGTGCCGAAGGAGAAGTTCCCGTACGACAACGGCCTCGGCTGGACCTACGACTCGGGGAACTACCAGCTGAACTTCGACAAGGCGATCGAGCTGTCGGGCTACGCCGACATGCCCGCCCGCAAGGCCGAGGCCCGCACCCGCGGCAAGCGGCTCGGCGTCGGCCTCGCCACCTACGTCGCGATCTGCGGGGTCGGCCCCTCGACCCGGATGTCCCAGGAGGGCATGCTCGGCGGCACCTGGGAGAGCGCGAACATCCGCGTCCACCCGACCGGCGAGGTCACCGTCACCGTGGGCTCCGCCTCCACCGGCCAGAGCCACGGCACCGTCTTCGCCCAGGTCGCCGCCGACGAACTCGGCATCGACCCGGACACCGTCCAGGTCCTGGAGGGTGACACGCAGAAGGCCCCGTACGGGCAGGGCACCTACGGGTCCCGCTCCTACAGCATGGCCGCGCCCGCCGTCGCCCTCACCGCCCGCAAGATCAAGAGCAAGCTGATCCGGGCCGGCGCCGTCTTCCTCGGCGTCCCCGAGGACAAGGTCGTCTACGAGGGCGGCCGCGTCCACGAGGACGGCAACGAGCAGAACACCAAGACCTTCGCCGAGCTGGCGATGTCCATGTGGTACGGCTGGGGGCTGCCCGCGGAGATCGAACCCGCCCTCGACGAGACCACCCACTTCGACCCGCCGGACTTCAACTACCCCTTCGGGACGCACGTGGCGGTCGTCGAGATCGACGAACTGACCGGCGAGACCGAGGTGGTGTCCTACACCGCCGTCGACGACGCCGGCCACATCGGCAACCCCAAGATCGTCCTCGGCCAGATCGAGGGCAGCATCACGCACGGCCTCGGCCAGGCCCTGATGGAGGCCGCCGTCTACGACGAACAGGGCCTGCTCATCAGCTCCGACCTCACCTCGTACGCCTTGCCGCGCGCCGCCGACGTGCCGTTCTTCACGCTCGACAAGACCGTCACGCCCAGCCCGCACAACCCGCTCGGCGCCAAGGGCGCCGGCGAGATCGCCACCGTCCCGCCCGCCGCGGCCGTCGTCAACGCCGTCGTCGACGCCCTGGCCGACCTGGGCGTCCAGCACATCGACATGCCCCTCACCCCCGAGAAGGTCTGGCGCCGCCTGAGAGGGGAAGCCCAGTGA
- a CDS encoding STAS domain-containing protein — translation MPLSVSLSIEGDTTVIELTGELDAKTAPDFHRTIEKAAGHGTRTVEIRMAGVGYMASAGLRSLVFAQQKVANDVTIKVVGAIEPVSRTIRTAGLDRSIVLTDE, via the coding sequence ATGCCGCTTTCCGTGTCCCTGAGCATCGAGGGCGACACCACCGTGATCGAACTGACGGGCGAGCTGGACGCCAAGACCGCGCCGGACTTCCACCGGACCATCGAGAAGGCCGCCGGCCACGGCACCCGCACCGTCGAGATCAGGATGGCCGGCGTCGGCTACATGGCCAGCGCCGGACTGCGCTCCCTGGTCTTCGCCCAGCAGAAGGTCGCGAACGACGTCACCATCAAGGTGGTCGGTGCCATCGAGCCCGTGTCCCGGACCATCCGGACCGCCGGGCTGGACCGGAGCATCGTCCTGACCGATGAGTGA
- a CDS encoding ATP-binding protein: MVELASTSCVLEVPATVGALGDIASLVLRLAAAAGLGKGATYRLRLAVDELATNVVMHGYRGGDGRITVRGRSGPGGVQIVIEDCAPPFDPVEGRLPPACPGIPPEERRIGGLGIHLALTSVDEFGYAHRDGRNISTLTVKAEGTDRCPPRP; the protein is encoded by the coding sequence ATGGTCGAACTGGCGAGCACGTCCTGCGTACTGGAAGTGCCCGCGACGGTGGGGGCACTGGGCGACATCGCCTCGCTCGTCCTACGACTGGCCGCGGCGGCGGGCCTGGGCAAGGGTGCCACCTACCGGCTCCGGCTGGCCGTGGACGAACTGGCCACCAACGTCGTGATGCACGGGTACCGGGGCGGCGACGGACGGATCACCGTCCGCGGCCGCTCCGGCCCGGGCGGGGTGCAGATCGTCATCGAGGACTGCGCACCCCCCTTCGACCCCGTCGAAGGCCGCCTACCGCCCGCCTGCCCCGGGATCCCCCCGGAGGAGCGGCGGATCGGCGGCCTCGGCATCCACCTGGCGCTGACCAGCGTGGACGAGTTCGGCTACGCGCACAGGGACGGCCGCAACATCAGCACCCTGACTGTGAAGGCTGAGGGGACGGACCGATGCCCTCCACGACCGTGA
- a CDS encoding PP2C family protein-serine/threonine phosphatase encodes MPSTTVIILDAYPPPPPELLDALRTMDAALVTRSLKELREGALELLPVADVLLAPAESDGEAVRMAVRRLRRWAGAPIVVVWTVTEFAALEEHVRIGHDYLVPPFLPALVGARLHSCSERAGLGRTLREADARAELMGYEKELEIGREIQAGFLPESMPVPDGWEIDVRFRPARQVAGDFYDVFEISRGRRLAFVVADVCDKGVGAALFMALIRSLLRHTAQNSGLQHLVAAGRAGGSRRIPVVGATPLLNAVTATNGYLTRNHLRQGYFATLFFGVLDPLTGSLVYINGGHNPPLLLPADGSPPVALHITGPAVGILPDCVYTLGYAQLDPGDTLFAFTDGVPEARCPNGSFLGDDRMLELLAGPPTSGKDVVDRMDWAVREHTGTAEQHDDVTMLALHRPRAARGPRADGAGTRVVA; translated from the coding sequence ATGCCCTCCACGACCGTGATCATCCTCGACGCGTACCCGCCACCGCCGCCCGAGCTGCTCGACGCTCTGCGGACGATGGACGCGGCACTCGTCACCCGCTCCCTGAAGGAGCTGCGCGAAGGAGCACTGGAACTGCTGCCCGTCGCGGACGTGCTGCTCGCCCCGGCCGAGTCCGACGGGGAGGCCGTACGGATGGCCGTACGCCGGCTGCGCCGCTGGGCCGGGGCCCCCATCGTGGTCGTCTGGACCGTGACGGAGTTCGCCGCCCTGGAGGAGCACGTCCGGATCGGGCACGACTACCTCGTACCGCCCTTCCTGCCCGCCCTCGTCGGGGCCCGGCTGCACAGCTGCTCGGAGCGCGCCGGACTCGGCCGCACCCTGCGCGAAGCCGACGCCCGCGCCGAACTCATGGGCTACGAGAAGGAACTGGAGATCGGCCGGGAGATCCAGGCGGGCTTCCTGCCCGAATCGATGCCCGTCCCCGACGGCTGGGAGATCGACGTGCGGTTCCGTCCCGCCCGGCAGGTCGCCGGCGACTTCTACGACGTCTTCGAGATCTCCCGCGGCCGCCGGCTCGCCTTCGTCGTCGCCGACGTCTGCGACAAGGGGGTCGGAGCCGCGCTGTTCATGGCGCTCATCCGCTCACTCCTGAGGCACACCGCGCAGAACAGCGGCCTGCAGCACCTGGTCGCCGCCGGACGCGCCGGGGGCAGCCGCCGGATCCCGGTCGTCGGCGCCACCCCGCTGCTCAACGCGGTCACCGCCACCAACGGCTACCTCACCCGCAACCACCTGCGGCAGGGCTACTTCGCCACCCTGTTCTTCGGGGTGCTCGACCCGCTCACCGGCAGCCTCGTCTACATCAACGGCGGCCACAACCCGCCCCTGCTGCTGCCCGCCGACGGCAGCCCGCCCGTCGCCCTCCACATCACCGGACCGGCCGTCGGCATCCTGCCCGACTGCGTCTACACCCTCGGCTACGCCCAACTCGACCCGGGCGACACCCTGTTCGCCTTCACCGACGGAGTCCCCGAGGCCCGCTGCCCGAACGGCAGCTTCCTCGGCGACGACCGGATGCTGGAACTGCTCGCCGGGCCACCGACCAGCGGCAAGGACGTGGTCGACCGGATGGACTGGGCGGTGCGCGAACACACCGGCACCGCCGAACAGCACGACGACGTCACCATGCTGGCCCTGCACCGGCCACGCGCGGCGCGGGGGCCGCGCGCGGACGGCGCCGGCACCCGGGTGGTGGCCTAG
- a CDS encoding NADPH-dependent F420 reductase yields MRTGIIGTGRIGSTLARILVAAGHQVVLANARGPRTLDPLVAELGRTASAAHPAEAADRAELLVLMVPFERVRGLLPPYAVQDKVLVDATNAFGGPGGAPADLGGRGSSDLVAEWYPGAQVVKSLNTMHFETLAVAGTAPGERLAHFTAGDDVKSKEIVAGIISDLGFAPVDTGPLHSGGILQQPGGHLFNRPLTEAQALAWISH; encoded by the coding sequence ATGCGGACAGGCATCATCGGCACCGGGCGGATCGGCTCGACCCTGGCCAGGATCCTCGTGGCGGCAGGCCACCAGGTCGTCCTGGCCAACGCCCGGGGCCCGCGGACCCTCGACCCGCTCGTGGCCGAGCTGGGACGGACCGCCTCGGCGGCGCACCCCGCCGAGGCGGCCGACCGGGCCGAACTCCTGGTGCTGATGGTGCCCTTCGAACGCGTCCGCGGACTGCTCCCGCCGTACGCCGTGCAGGACAAGGTGCTGGTGGACGCCACCAACGCGTTCGGCGGCCCCGGCGGCGCCCCCGCCGACCTCGGCGGACGCGGCTCCAGCGACCTGGTCGCCGAGTGGTACCCGGGCGCCCAGGTCGTCAAATCCCTGAACACCATGCATTTCGAAACCCTCGCCGTCGCCGGCACCGCACCCGGAGAGCGCCTGGCACATTTCACCGCGGGCGACGACGTGAAATCGAAGGAAATCGTCGCGGGAATCATCTCGGATCTGGGATTCGCACCCGTGGACACCGGCCCGTTGCACTCCGGAGGAATTCTCCAACAGCCCGGCGGGCACCTTTTCAACCGGCCGCTCACGGAAGCGCAGGCGCTGGCATGGATATCACACTGA
- a CDS encoding aldehyde dehydrogenase family protein — translation MTKRELSGQPLANPGKLFIGGAWVPAQDGRTEPDISPVDGQEIVPVAQAAAADADAAVAAARTAYEEGPWSRLSAQERALRLNRVGELIERDLEEIALLETVDMGKPFAFSSTVDAPMAAQLMHYYAGAVTRVDGSSRAPAGGQLAYTLREPLGVVCAITPFNFPLLLSMTKIAPALAAGNTVVHKPSPATPLTALKIAELFQEAEIPDGVLNVITGPGVELGETLTGHPDIDKIAFTGSTSVGQTIIRKAAGTLKKVTMELGGKSANIVFADADLDAAEELAFFGIYYNKGEICTAGSRLLLQRPIHDEMVERLVRRAADLKPGDPRDPATLFGPLAHRGQFDKVSSYIEVGEKEGAILRTGGSGWTPEGASSQGLYFLPTIFTGVDNSMRIAQEEIFGPVLSIIPFDTEEDAVRIANDSAYGLAAGVHTKDLRRAHRVASQIKAGTVWVNCYNQYDPAVPYGGYKASGYGRECGPESLESYTQTKSVWIGMD, via the coding sequence ATGACCAAGCGTGAGCTGAGCGGCCAGCCCCTCGCCAACCCCGGGAAACTGTTCATCGGCGGCGCCTGGGTCCCGGCCCAGGACGGCCGTACCGAACCGGACATCAGCCCCGTGGACGGGCAGGAGATCGTACCGGTGGCCCAGGCCGCCGCCGCCGACGCGGACGCGGCCGTCGCCGCCGCCCGCACGGCGTACGAGGAGGGCCCCTGGAGCAGACTGTCCGCCCAGGAGCGCGCGCTGCGGCTGAACCGGGTCGGTGAGCTCATCGAGCGCGACCTGGAGGAGATCGCCCTGCTGGAGACCGTGGACATGGGCAAGCCGTTCGCGTTCTCCAGCACGGTCGACGCCCCCATGGCCGCCCAGCTCATGCACTACTACGCCGGGGCCGTGACCCGCGTCGACGGCTCCTCGCGGGCCCCGGCCGGCGGCCAGCTCGCCTACACCCTGCGCGAACCGCTGGGCGTGGTCTGCGCCATCACCCCGTTCAACTTCCCGCTGCTGCTGTCGATGACGAAGATCGCACCGGCACTCGCGGCGGGCAACACGGTGGTCCACAAGCCCTCCCCGGCCACCCCGCTGACCGCCCTGAAGATCGCCGAGCTCTTCCAGGAGGCGGAGATCCCCGACGGGGTGCTGAACGTCATCACCGGTCCGGGCGTCGAACTGGGGGAGACCCTCACCGGCCACCCCGACATCGACAAGATCGCCTTCACCGGCTCCACCTCGGTCGGCCAGACGATCATCCGCAAGGCGGCCGGCACCCTGAAGAAGGTGACGATGGAGCTCGGCGGCAAGTCCGCCAACATCGTCTTCGCCGACGCCGACCTCGACGCCGCCGAGGAACTCGCCTTCTTCGGCATCTACTACAACAAGGGCGAGATCTGCACCGCCGGATCCCGGCTGCTGCTGCAGCGACCCATCCACGACGAGATGGTCGAACGTCTGGTCCGCCGGGCCGCCGACCTCAAGCCCGGCGACCCGCGCGACCCGGCCACCCTCTTCGGACCGCTCGCCCACCGCGGCCAGTTCGACAAGGTCAGCTCCTACATCGAGGTCGGCGAGAAGGAAGGCGCGATCCTGCGCACCGGCGGCAGCGGATGGACCCCCGAGGGCGCCTCCAGCCAAGGCCTGTACTTCCTGCCGACGATCTTCACCGGCGTCGACAACAGCATGCGGATCGCCCAGGAGGAGATCTTCGGCCCGGTCCTGTCGATCATCCCCTTCGACACCGAGGAGGACGCCGTGCGCATCGCCAACGACAGCGCGTACGGCCTCGCCGCCGGCGTCCACACCAAGGACCTGCGGCGCGCCCACCGGGTCGCCTCGCAGATCAAGGCCGGCACGGTCTGGGTCAATTGCTACAACCAGTACGACCCCGCCGTGCCCTACGGCGGCTACAAGGCCTCCGGCTACGGCCGTGAGTGCGGCCCCGAGTCGCTGGAGAGCTACACCCAGACCAAGTCGGTCTGGATCGGCATGGACTGA
- the glgX gene encoding glycogen debranching protein GlgX, which translates to MTETRSEQVLRVDAYPTHEVGGYRVRAGKPFPFGANVVPGGVSFSVFSDQATSMTLVIFKRGEPEPMAELEFPEEFRTGSVFAMTVFGLDHENIEYGYRADGPYDPVTGHRFDARQVLSDPYARLIAGRDVWGVEPDRSRGYQYRSRVCLQDFDWGDDTPLGIPAEDLVVYETHVRGFTRHPSSQVTAPGTFAGLREKIPYLKELGINCIELLPVFEFDESDNPRSNPETGEQLFDYWGYNTVSFFAPKAGYAATGRYGMQGDEFRTLIKDLHAAGIEVILDVVFNHTAEGNEQGPTISFKGLDNATYYMLTPDGYYFNFSGTGNTVNCNHPVVRNYVLDCLRHWVADYHIDGFRFDLAAILGRALDGTPLPNPPLLELLAYDPVLRHTKLIAEAWDAGGLYEVGNFPAYGRWAEWNGKYRDTVRSFLKGDPGVTGELATRIAGSPDLYATRGTAASVNFLTAHDGFTLADLVSYNDKHNEANGENNNDGANDNNSWNCGAEGPTDDPEINALRTRQMKNALAILFTSQGIPMLLAGDEVARTQQGNNNTYCQDNELSWFDWDQVDDNAELLRFTREMIEFRKHHRELRSTAHPTGQVREHLGLPDISWHGERAWQPDWSAESRLLAVARCGTGDDDVVYVAMNAHWESHDLELPALPGGRSWHLFADTGAEAPYDIRTPGAEQELDNAGKYLIGPRSVVILVGRTDDPDDLDTP; encoded by the coding sequence ATGACCGAGACCCGGTCCGAGCAGGTGCTGCGCGTCGACGCGTACCCGACCCACGAGGTGGGCGGGTACCGCGTCCGCGCCGGCAAACCGTTCCCCTTCGGGGCCAACGTGGTCCCCGGCGGGGTCAGCTTCTCCGTCTTCTCCGACCAGGCCACCTCCATGACCCTGGTCATCTTCAAGCGCGGAGAACCCGAGCCGATGGCCGAACTGGAGTTCCCCGAGGAATTCCGCACCGGCAGCGTCTTCGCCATGACCGTCTTCGGCCTCGACCACGAGAACATCGAGTACGGGTACCGGGCCGACGGCCCCTACGACCCGGTCACCGGGCATCGCTTCGACGCCCGGCAGGTGCTCTCCGACCCGTACGCCCGCCTCATCGCAGGCCGTGACGTGTGGGGCGTGGAGCCGGACCGCAGCCGCGGCTACCAGTACCGCTCCCGCGTCTGCCTCCAGGACTTCGACTGGGGCGACGACACCCCGCTGGGCATCCCCGCCGAGGACCTCGTCGTCTACGAGACCCACGTGCGCGGCTTCACCCGACACCCCTCCTCGCAGGTCACCGCACCCGGCACCTTCGCGGGGCTGCGCGAGAAGATCCCGTACCTGAAGGAACTCGGGATCAACTGCATCGAACTGCTGCCGGTGTTCGAGTTCGACGAGAGCGACAACCCGCGCAGCAACCCGGAGACCGGCGAGCAGCTCTTCGACTACTGGGGCTACAACACCGTCTCGTTCTTCGCGCCCAAGGCCGGCTACGCGGCCACCGGACGCTACGGCATGCAGGGCGACGAATTCCGCACCCTGATCAAGGACCTGCACGCCGCCGGCATCGAGGTCATCCTCGACGTCGTCTTCAACCACACCGCCGAGGGCAACGAACAGGGCCCGACGATCTCCTTCAAGGGGCTCGACAACGCCACGTACTACATGCTCACGCCCGACGGGTACTACTTCAACTTCAGCGGCACCGGCAACACCGTCAACTGCAACCACCCCGTCGTGCGCAACTACGTGCTCGACTGCCTGCGCCACTGGGTCGCCGACTACCACATCGACGGCTTCCGCTTCGACCTGGCGGCCATCCTCGGCCGGGCCCTGGACGGCACCCCGCTGCCCAACCCGCCGCTGCTGGAACTGCTCGCCTACGACCCGGTCCTACGGCACACCAAGCTCATCGCCGAGGCCTGGGACGCCGGCGGCCTCTACGAGGTCGGCAACTTCCCGGCGTACGGCCGCTGGGCCGAGTGGAACGGCAAGTACCGCGACACCGTACGCAGCTTCCTCAAGGGCGACCCCGGCGTCACCGGCGAACTGGCCACCCGGATCGCCGGATCACCCGACCTGTACGCCACCCGCGGCACCGCGGCATCGGTCAACTTCCTGACCGCGCACGACGGTTTCACCCTCGCCGACCTGGTCTCCTACAACGACAAGCACAACGAGGCCAACGGCGAGAACAACAACGACGGTGCCAACGACAACAACAGCTGGAACTGCGGCGCCGAAGGTCCCACCGACGACCCGGAGATCAACGCGCTGCGCACCCGGCAGATGAAGAACGCCCTCGCGATCCTCTTCACCAGCCAGGGCATCCCGATGCTGCTGGCCGGCGACGAGGTCGCCCGCACCCAGCAGGGCAACAACAACACCTACTGCCAGGACAACGAGCTCTCCTGGTTCGACTGGGACCAGGTCGACGACAACGCCGAACTGCTCCGGTTCACCCGAGAGATGATCGAATTCCGCAAGCACCACCGCGAGCTGCGCTCCACCGCCCACCCCACCGGCCAGGTCCGCGAGCACCTGGGCCTGCCGGACATCAGCTGGCACGGGGAGCGGGCCTGGCAGCCCGACTGGTCGGCCGAGAGCCGGCTGCTGGCGGTGGCCCGCTGCGGCACCGGTGACGACGACGTGGTGTACGTGGCCATGAACGCGCACTGGGAGTCGCACGACCTGGAACTGCCCGCCCTGCCGGGAGGCCGGAGCTGGCACCTGTTCGCCGACACCGGGGCCGAGGCACCGTACGACATCCGCACCCCCGGGGCCGAGCAGGAGCTGGACAACGCCGGGAAGTACCTGATCGGCCCGCGCTCGGTGGTGATCCTCGTGGGCCGCACCGACGATCCCGACGACCTCGACACGCCCTGA
- a CDS encoding MinD/ParA family ATP-binding protein, whose translation MTRTIVVHSHRGGTGKSSVLANLALLLAAEGRRVGVVDTDIQSPTLDLLFRLGPGPSLTDYLLGRCEIETTAQQTGVPGLYVVPARTGTAALREIMAGGYDVGLLPEGFDRLAAHHDLDVLLLDTHAGLNNESVTAMASADVLMIMARADRIDLSGVEETIALAGRLTCRRNLVLSMAPEGIDREAARRRSEAVYGAPLAGILPYSPEMAALYGERIFAEAHPDHPLVGEFRTIISALDARDEVSRA comes from the coding sequence ATGACCCGCACCATCGTCGTGCACTCGCACCGCGGTGGGACGGGCAAGTCCTCGGTACTGGCGAACCTCGCGCTGCTCCTCGCGGCCGAGGGACGCCGGGTGGGGGTGGTCGACACCGATATCCAGTCACCCACCCTGGACCTGCTGTTCCGCCTGGGGCCCGGCCCCTCCCTGACCGACTACCTGCTCGGCCGCTGCGAGATCGAGACCACCGCCCAACAGACCGGCGTACCCGGGTTGTACGTCGTACCGGCCCGGACCGGGACGGCCGCCCTGCGCGAGATCATGGCCGGCGGCTACGACGTGGGGCTGCTGCCGGAAGGCTTCGACCGGCTGGCCGCGCACCACGACCTCGACGTCCTGCTGCTCGACACCCACGCCGGGCTCAACAACGAGTCGGTGACCGCCATGGCGAGCGCCGACGTGCTGATGATCATGGCGCGGGCCGACCGGATCGACCTCTCGGGGGTCGAGGAGACCATCGCCCTCGCCGGACGCCTGACCTGCCGGCGGAACCTCGTACTGAGCATGGCCCCCGAGGGCATCGACCGGGAGGCGGCCCGCCGACGCTCCGAAGCGGTCTACGGGGCGCCACTGGCCGGAATCCTTCCCTACTCGCCGGAAATGGCGGCTCTGTACGGGGAACGCATATTTGCCGAAGCTCACCCCGACCACCCCCTGGTCGGTGAATTCCGCACCATCATCTCGGCGTTGGACGCACGTGACGAAGTATCGCGGGCCTGA